The following proteins are co-located in the Pedobacter sp. FW305-3-2-15-E-R2A2 genome:
- a CDS encoding cytochrome c peroxidase, whose translation MKKVFSTLSGLLCILLFLSFRSYDFLPDDEIPIDSLRKVYSKSPDQWPKPNLDSGVKFVELGVLPPSPLEGQKGKLKGIIALGKTLFFDPRLSGSNQISCSSCHASDLNWTDGREVAIGHDHAAGKRNTPTLENIWAFKKLFWDGRSEGLEDQAANPISNPIEMHQDLKKLPSKLKQIKGYQPLFSAAFGDKKVTEERILSALATYQRTIVSRKADFDYFLEGNKKRMSDQQILGLHLFRTKARCVNCHNGPLFTDGDFHNLGLTYYGRKYEDLGLYNISKKPEDVGKFRTPGLRNVMRTGPWFHNGLFDNMEGVMNMYNAGMPHQKRRPGQENDPLYPKNDKLLRGLMLSKMERDAIISFMEAISGASWKERSPELPQ comes from the coding sequence ATGAAAAAGGTCTTTTCTACCCTTAGCGGATTATTGTGCATTTTGTTATTTCTCTCCTTCAGGTCTTACGATTTTCTTCCTGATGATGAAATTCCAATAGACTCTTTGCGTAAGGTTTATTCCAAATCTCCGGATCAATGGCCAAAACCGAACCTGGATTCGGGAGTTAAATTTGTAGAATTAGGTGTACTCCCACCTTCCCCGCTGGAAGGACAAAAAGGAAAACTAAAAGGCATCATCGCATTGGGAAAAACATTATTCTTTGACCCACGCCTTTCAGGCTCCAATCAGATTTCCTGCTCCAGCTGCCACGCATCGGACTTAAACTGGACGGATGGCCGTGAGGTCGCAATCGGTCATGATCATGCCGCAGGGAAGCGGAATACGCCTACACTGGAAAATATATGGGCCTTCAAGAAGCTTTTCTGGGACGGCCGTTCGGAAGGACTGGAAGATCAGGCTGCAAATCCAATCAGCAATCCAATAGAGATGCACCAGGATTTGAAAAAGCTGCCCTCAAAATTAAAGCAGATCAAAGGTTATCAGCCCTTGTTCAGCGCCGCTTTCGGCGATAAAAAAGTAACAGAAGAACGGATCCTCTCCGCCCTTGCCACCTATCAAAGAACGATTGTAAGCAGAAAAGCAGATTTTGACTATTTTCTGGAAGGGAATAAAAAAAGAATGTCTGATCAGCAAATCCTGGGTTTGCATCTGTTCCGTACCAAAGCCCGTTGCGTCAATTGCCATAACGGACCGCTGTTTACGGACGGGGACTTTCACAATTTAGGACTGACCTATTACGGCCGGAAATACGAAGACCTTGGTTTGTATAACATCAGTAAAAAACCAGAGGATGTAGGAAAGTTCAGAACTCCGGGATTACGCAACGTGATGCGCACAGGTCCATGGTTCCACAATGGTTTATTTGACAATATGGAGGGCGTCATGAACATGTACAATGCAGGCATGCCTCACCAAAAGCGCAGACCGGGACAGGAAAATGATCCGCTATATCCAAAAAACGATAAGCTGCTCCGTGGCTTGATGTTGAGCAAAATGGAAAGAGATGCGATTATTTCTTTTATGGAGGCGATTTCCGGAGCGTCGTGGAAAGAACGATCGCCGGAATTGCCTCAGTAA
- a CDS encoding DUF6850 family outer membrane beta-barrel protein: protein MKVQLLVILSLLSADLFSQENKSADSVFFYEQRERHFEFSKQNATLLLKNTENQIGKVSLIYDYSSGNLKNAQLPASSSNIQFSSDGIRTLGRLKLYGDFSYSRIKDRGLGNSLRGEEIDDQPFYYLAEKESDVQRQKYHAKGIISYELIRDKIYLSSGFNYIYYLADRPVDPRMSIKWFDFIVKPELTWVNKHFHLGLSGLWGYGTENTAIKYKNKDYSNGSAYPDRITYLNYGYGYTRKMYENFSRRKQYKGLGVHLATTLDSWNTLLNLDYKVAEDINNKSLESSLKDQVFSTYQSDQLEGQLLLTQQKDHQIQQIEATYRTLIGEDYLEALAAKNYTAKNQMAYLSYSNLKTKGNHSFEWGVHTRYLSAYKKDAITSHLFEYSYIQPGLKAGYYQSNPGKYRFSAIVSPSLILPLQTIANVATTQVTEFTTTVTYPDYAFRKITSGRVDLKLQYINQTFSKDFRTGITLNAGMSKALDKPTIEYDSKFLPGDQRFSMNLSLNLYF from the coding sequence ATGAAAGTACAATTACTAGTTATACTATCCTTACTGTCGGCCGACTTATTTTCCCAGGAGAATAAGTCGGCGGATAGTGTATTTTTCTATGAGCAGCGAGAAAGACACTTTGAATTCAGCAAGCAAAACGCAACCCTGCTGCTGAAAAACACCGAAAATCAAATCGGAAAAGTTTCATTGATCTACGACTACAGCTCCGGAAATCTGAAAAATGCACAGCTGCCTGCCAGCAGCTCCAACATTCAGTTCAGCTCGGACGGAATCAGAACACTGGGCCGGTTAAAATTGTATGGAGATTTCAGCTATTCCAGAATCAAAGACCGTGGACTGGGAAACTCATTAAGAGGAGAAGAGATCGATGATCAGCCTTTCTATTACCTTGCTGAAAAAGAAAGTGATGTCCAGCGACAAAAGTACCATGCTAAAGGAATCATCAGTTATGAACTGATCAGGGACAAAATCTATCTTTCTTCCGGCTTTAACTACATCTATTACCTCGCAGACCGACCGGTTGACCCTAGAATGTCCATAAAATGGTTCGATTTTATCGTCAAACCTGAATTGACATGGGTAAACAAACATTTCCATCTCGGATTAAGTGGACTTTGGGGTTATGGGACAGAAAATACAGCCATAAAGTATAAAAACAAGGACTATTCCAATGGAAGTGCTTACCCTGACCGCATTACTTATCTCAACTACGGATACGGCTACACGAGAAAGATGTACGAAAATTTTTCACGCAGAAAACAGTACAAAGGATTGGGGGTTCATTTGGCAACAACGCTTGATTCCTGGAATACCTTGCTGAACCTGGATTATAAGGTAGCTGAAGACATCAATAATAAATCGTTAGAGTCTTCTTTAAAAGATCAGGTGTTTAGCACTTATCAAAGTGATCAACTGGAAGGACAGCTCCTGTTAACCCAACAAAAGGATCATCAGATTCAACAAATAGAAGCGACTTACCGTACCCTGATCGGCGAAGATTACCTGGAAGCCCTCGCCGCAAAGAATTACACCGCTAAAAATCAAATGGCTTATTTGTCCTATTCAAATTTGAAGACCAAAGGAAATCATTCCTTTGAATGGGGTGTACATACCCGTTATTTATCTGCTTACAAAAAAGACGCGATCACCAGTCATTTATTTGAATACAGCTACATACAACCAGGATTAAAAGCCGGATATTATCAGTCGAATCCCGGAAAATACAGGTTCTCGGCAATTGTCTCCCCATCTTTGATCCTTCCCTTGCAAACCATTGCCAATGTTGCAACAACCCAGGTAACGGAATTTACAACCACCGTCACTTATCCGGACTACGCCTTCCGAAAAATCACTTCAGGAAGGGTTGACCTTAAACTGCAATACATCAATCAAACATTCAGCAAAGATTTCAGAACCGGCATCACCTTAAACGCAGGGATGAGCAAAGCACTGGATAAACCAACCATTGAATATGACAGTAAATTTTTACCCGGAGATCAGCGGTTTTCTATGAATCTTTCCTTAAATCTTTATTTTTAG
- a CDS encoding DUF4876 domain-containing protein produces MKKKQLLSTLFLSIAMLTACKKDNPEAEAISISFHVKFDEQAAALGLSPANTEITITNQTNGLSNKGKTDASGNVKFESITPGNYSVVSSLTISAADYSIASGSLTQEDVVFNANLNQFLNKATGNLELVLKTGRLGDWLLKQIYYGGSHNINGAVFRDQFIEIYNNSNAVMYADSLYIGLVAGVANTNSDVSKSWFLPSGQYNWTDALNMNNAKANTDYVYLTTAVRIPGNGKQYPVQPGTSIIIAQNAINHKVPYTDNAGKAISVKNPELTVDLSKADFEVYYGDQPGINRLSSDIDNPLVPNLEVIYRVSDRDFILDNNGREAVVLFKTTANLNSYPKFPTPNVKTITGATSQYIQMPTSILIDGAEMAYTLETKRVPHRLPATIDAGFTFSTGGPYSSQSVIRKTSKTVNGRRILKDSNNSSLDFESLTKADPSKAAFK; encoded by the coding sequence ATGAAAAAAAAACAACTACTTTCTACCCTTTTTCTATCCATAGCGATGCTAACCGCATGCAAGAAAGACAATCCTGAAGCAGAAGCGATCTCCATATCTTTCCATGTCAAATTTGATGAGCAGGCAGCTGCGTTAGGACTATCTCCTGCAAATACGGAAATCACCATCACCAATCAAACCAATGGCCTTTCCAACAAGGGAAAAACAGATGCCAGTGGAAATGTTAAATTCGAAAGCATTACTCCCGGTAATTATAGCGTAGTTTCCAGCTTGACCATCAGCGCCGCTGATTACAGCATCGCATCGGGCTCCCTTACACAAGAAGATGTGGTGTTTAATGCCAACCTGAACCAGTTCCTCAATAAAGCCACTGGCAACTTAGAACTGGTACTCAAAACCGGCAGGCTTGGCGACTGGTTGCTGAAGCAAATTTATTACGGTGGCTCGCACAACATAAACGGAGCGGTATTCAGAGATCAGTTTATAGAAATATACAACAACTCGAATGCAGTAATGTATGCAGACAGCCTATACATCGGATTGGTAGCTGGTGTTGCAAATACAAATTCTGATGTTAGCAAATCCTGGTTTTTACCTTCCGGGCAATACAACTGGACAGACGCTTTAAATATGAATAATGCGAAAGCAAATACAGATTATGTATACCTGACCACGGCCGTACGAATTCCCGGAAACGGAAAACAATACCCTGTACAACCAGGAACAAGTATCATTATTGCACAAAATGCGATCAACCATAAAGTGCCTTATACAGACAACGCCGGAAAAGCCATCAGCGTAAAAAATCCGGAGCTGACCGTAGATTTAAGCAAAGCCGATTTTGAAGTTTACTACGGAGACCAGCCAGGCATTAACCGCCTTTCCTCGGATATTGACAACCCATTGGTTCCGAATTTAGAGGTGATATACCGGGTTTCAGACAGAGACTTTATATTAGACAACAATGGAAGAGAAGCGGTGGTGTTGTTTAAAACAACGGCAAACCTGAACAGCTATCCTAAATTCCCAACGCCGAATGTAAAAACCATAACCGGGGCCACTTCACAATACATTCAGATGCCAACCTCCATCCTTATCGATGGGGCAGAAATGGCCTATACTTTAGAAACCAAGCGTGTTCCGCACAGACTTCCAGCGACCATCGATGCAGGTTTCACTTTTTCTACCGGTGGACCATACAGCTCTCAATCCGTCATCAGGAAAACGAGTAAAACGGTAAATGGCAGAAGAATCCTTAAAGATTCGAACAACTCTTCACTGGATTTTGAATCCTTAACCAAGGCCGACCCAAGCAAAGCGGCTTTTAAATAA
- a CDS encoding TonB-dependent receptor, producing MLSLHSYAQKTSINIQGSVRDEQNKPLDFVTVKLKEADRVTYTDREGKFNFYLNPGELKTLSLSIAMVGMAGKDTSIVLANFSKELHIVLKNLTLKLNEVQISEERKILSSNSSILFGRQAIEQIQAFSLADILNNLPGKTITPPDLQKPLSITLRGQASDLHGMNNAMGVAIIMDDIQQSNNANMQNRSVGKWGMMSSGINNRTYGGFDVAFSGIDIREIPADNIESIEVISGVAPAKYGDLTDGAVIINRKAGRTNYQFTSRINAATSNFALSKGFQLPGKSGALNLSLNYLLSEQDPSDPLKSYKRISTGLMWSTKLSKTIKNTISFDYNTRLDNVKKDPDVGQDYMTYAKTRNLSVSNRTSIQINGAIVKSLDFSAGYSSAFQETYNQQYLNGPPEAIADKDTIGLYEGYFIPGNFVAVDHVKGNPKNLNANLSLNNEFTTGKLIHRLSMGLNAYYSANSGQGVIVDPTTPRWANQSYQNERPYDYESLPSIFNYSLYLQDGFQFDFLKRPMNVNAGLRYDIQNNIGTLQPRVNMNYALAKNFGINAAFGLSTKSPGLSLRYPAPVYFDLPVHNSYTGYAIESLYLVYTDKIIPDNSKLKPGRSSQLELGLTYKDHFFNSSLTTYYKQNKDGFSNRNNYRTYTTDEYTFVYHQGQRPDYFPNGKKKDWITNYNTSVNDLSSNNFGIEWIISTKKISAIQTSFNLSNSFGYSSSKSAMEYTQKANEQYTNDNYKGWFGVYKGKSTENYVITSKLSTTTHIPKLGFVINLRADIFWQSYEKIRNDTYLPIAWLDKNMVKHEIPSFDANNPDYNYLALSSKANAATKQPFVYTNLSMSVAKEIGKHIKMSLSANNVFNIRNRYYNPNTNDVVNYTYPVSVGAELSIKF from the coding sequence ATGCTTAGTCTGCATAGCTATGCGCAAAAAACATCGATCAACATACAGGGCTCGGTTAGGGATGAGCAGAACAAACCTTTGGATTTTGTAACCGTTAAGCTCAAGGAGGCAGATCGGGTTACCTATACCGACCGGGAGGGAAAATTCAACTTTTACCTTAACCCGGGCGAATTAAAAACCCTTTCTCTTTCTATAGCAATGGTAGGAATGGCGGGTAAAGACACGTCAATTGTGCTCGCCAATTTCTCAAAGGAACTTCATATCGTACTCAAAAACTTAACGCTGAAACTGAACGAAGTTCAGATCAGTGAAGAAAGAAAAATTCTTTCTTCTAATTCTTCCATCCTATTTGGAAGACAGGCCATAGAACAGATCCAGGCATTTAGTCTGGCAGACATCCTCAATAACCTGCCTGGTAAAACGATCACTCCACCCGATCTTCAGAAGCCACTCAGCATCACTTTAAGGGGACAAGCCTCAGATCTACACGGCATGAACAATGCGATGGGTGTGGCCATTATCATGGATGATATCCAGCAATCGAACAATGCCAACATGCAGAATCGAAGTGTCGGAAAATGGGGAATGATGAGTTCAGGAATTAACAATAGAACTTATGGAGGCTTTGATGTCGCCTTTTCAGGCATTGACATCAGGGAAATTCCGGCAGACAATATCGAAAGTATAGAAGTCATATCCGGAGTTGCCCCCGCAAAATATGGAGACTTAACAGACGGTGCGGTGATCATCAACCGCAAAGCAGGGAGAACTAATTATCAGTTTACCTCCAGAATCAATGCTGCAACCAGCAATTTTGCCCTATCCAAAGGCTTCCAGTTACCTGGAAAATCCGGTGCATTAAACCTCTCTCTAAACTACCTGCTCAGCGAACAGGATCCCAGTGATCCGCTGAAATCATATAAAAGAATCAGTACAGGCTTAATGTGGAGTACGAAGCTATCGAAAACGATCAAGAACACCATTTCTTTTGATTACAACACACGCCTTGACAATGTTAAAAAAGATCCTGATGTAGGACAGGATTACATGACTTATGCAAAAACAAGAAATCTGTCGGTATCCAACAGAACATCTATTCAAATTAATGGAGCCATAGTCAAATCGTTAGATTTCAGCGCAGGTTACAGTTCCGCTTTTCAGGAAACCTATAATCAACAATACCTGAACGGCCCACCCGAAGCAATTGCAGATAAAGATACCATAGGCCTATACGAAGGCTATTTTATTCCAGGAAATTTTGTAGCTGTAGATCATGTTAAGGGCAATCCTAAAAACCTGAATGCTAACCTCAGCTTAAATAACGAATTTACAACAGGCAAGCTCATTCACAGGTTAAGTATGGGCCTTAACGCTTATTATTCAGCAAACAGTGGCCAGGGCGTTATCGTAGACCCTACCACCCCCCGCTGGGCAAACCAATCCTACCAAAACGAAAGGCCGTATGATTACGAGTCCCTCCCTTCTATATTCAATTACAGCCTTTATTTACAGGATGGCTTTCAATTCGACTTTCTAAAAAGACCAATGAACGTGAATGCAGGACTCCGTTACGACATTCAGAACAATATAGGAACCTTACAGCCCAGGGTAAACATGAATTATGCCCTTGCTAAAAACTTCGGCATCAACGCGGCATTCGGCCTCTCTACTAAATCGCCAGGCCTTTCTCTCCGATATCCAGCCCCGGTTTATTTTGATCTTCCAGTACACAACTCCTATACAGGATACGCAATCGAAAGCCTTTACCTCGTTTACACCGACAAGATCATCCCGGATAACAGTAAATTAAAACCTGGCAGATCCAGTCAGCTTGAGCTTGGATTAACTTACAAAGACCACTTTTTCAATAGCTCACTAACCACTTATTACAAACAAAATAAAGACGGCTTTAGCAACAGGAACAATTACAGAACCTATACAACGGATGAATATACCTTCGTTTACCATCAGGGGCAACGTCCGGATTATTTCCCGAATGGGAAGAAAAAGGATTGGATTACCAATTACAACACCTCAGTCAATGACCTTAGCAGCAATAACTTCGGAATAGAATGGATCATCAGCACCAAAAAGATCTCCGCAATCCAAACCAGCTTTAACCTCAGCAACTCCTTCGGCTATTCCAGTTCCAAATCAGCCATGGAATACACTCAAAAAGCAAACGAGCAGTACACAAATGACAACTATAAAGGCTGGTTTGGGGTCTATAAAGGAAAAAGTACAGAAAACTACGTAATAACCAGCAAGTTATCTACCACTACACATATTCCCAAACTAGGATTTGTGATCAATCTCCGGGCAGATATTTTCTGGCAGAGCTACGAAAAAATACGGAACGACACCTACCTTCCAATCGCCTGGCTGGACAAAAACATGGTAAAGCATGAAATCCCCTCCTTTGACGCAAACAATCCGGACTATAATTACCTGGCACTAAGCTCTAAAGCAAACGCTGCAACCAAACAGCCATTCGTTTACACCAACTTAAGCATGTCTGTCGCTAAAGAAATAGGCAAACACATCAAAATGTCCCTAAGCGCCAATAACGTGTTTAATATCAGAAACAGATATTACAACCCCAATACAAATGATGTAGTAAACTATACTTACCCGGTAAGTGTAGGCGCAGAACTTTCCATTAAATTTTAA
- a CDS encoding MFS transporter, with translation MISKQKHRFFLSLFFFISGFSFATWASRIPTIKTTFDFNEAELGSILLALPVGSLLGLPISGWLISRFNSKVPLAGGYALNAFSLALIGFAQNVYSLVVAVVLFAFTTRIFNISVNTQALTLQKQFDKKIIGSFHGYWSIGGIAGILLSTLLLSLNVSIHLHFSIVAAIMLLVTVYSYQFLLGGDRSKTGNKLIISKPDPYIFYLGVVVFLCAICEGGMFDWSGIYFQEIIKVEIFTYGYLIFMTFMAASRFLSDIIIARFGMPKTYIMSAAFIISGISLAIIFPTFWTAMAGFSLVGFGTASIIPMSYALAGASKKYSPGMAISIIATYSITGMLLGPPLIGYLAHAFNLRVSFIIFALCGLLLIPITRLFFNHQQKIG, from the coding sequence ATGATTTCCAAGCAAAAACACCGTTTCTTCCTAAGTCTGTTTTTTTTTATTTCAGGTTTTAGCTTTGCCACCTGGGCATCGAGAATTCCAACGATAAAAACAACATTCGACTTTAATGAAGCGGAGCTGGGGAGCATCTTACTGGCACTGCCAGTTGGCTCCTTGCTGGGGCTTCCCATTTCAGGCTGGTTGATTTCCAGGTTCAATAGTAAAGTACCATTGGCTGGCGGATATGCATTGAATGCTTTTTCCCTGGCATTAATTGGTTTTGCCCAAAATGTCTATAGCCTTGTTGTGGCGGTGGTCCTGTTTGCTTTCACTACGCGGATCTTTAACATTTCTGTAAACACGCAGGCATTGACCCTTCAGAAGCAATTTGACAAGAAGATCATCGGCTCGTTTCATGGATACTGGAGCATCGGTGGAATCGCGGGAATTTTGCTCTCTACCTTATTGTTGAGCTTAAATGTATCTATTCACCTCCATTTTTCTATTGTAGCGGCCATTATGCTATTGGTAACCGTATATTCTTATCAGTTCTTACTTGGTGGTGATCGCTCTAAAACGGGAAATAAGCTCATTATAAGCAAACCTGACCCGTATATCTTTTACCTTGGAGTAGTGGTGTTTTTATGCGCCATCTGTGAAGGAGGGATGTTTGACTGGAGTGGAATCTATTTTCAGGAAATTATCAAAGTAGAAATCTTTACTTATGGTTACCTGATCTTTATGACCTTTATGGCAGCTTCCAGATTCCTCTCAGATATTATTATTGCCAGATTTGGAATGCCTAAAACTTATATTATGAGTGCGGCCTTTATTATATCCGGTATTAGCCTTGCGATTATCTTTCCGACTTTCTGGACGGCTATGGCGGGCTTTTCATTGGTAGGTTTTGGTACGGCCTCCATCATTCCCATGTCTTATGCACTGGCAGGAGCTTCAAAAAAATATTCCCCGGGAATGGCAATCTCTATTATTGCCACCTATTCTATTACAGGGATGTTATTGGGACCACCATTGATCGGCTATCTCGCACACGCTTTCAACCTGAGGGTTTCTTTCATCATCTTCGCACTTTGCGGTTTATTACTGATTCCGATTACCCGCTTATTCTTTAACCATCAGCAAAAAATAGGGTAG
- a CDS encoding c-type cytochrome → MEDILKQLRRGLIVVILLIVVMLGLMVGMVVVNILPESSLLAKVEGKDPASSFEETRKKTMWKAPDISSLTDEDEKKLVEYGRDLIANTSRYLGPNGTVGKLTNGMNCQNCHMDAGTKPFGNNYSAVYSTYPKFRARSGTKETIVKRISDCFERSLNGSRPGPAEMNAMVAYIRFLGTGVKKDSIPQGAGLEKLAYLDRAADPVRGALIYQSKCSSCHGAKGEGILTEDKNSFVYPPLWGPQSYNDAAGLYRISNFAGYVKNNMPFGASYENQLLTDEESWDIAAFVNSQPRPHKNQADDWKDISKKPVDYPYGPYSDRFTERQHKYGPFKPMVQLINNSK, encoded by the coding sequence ATGGAAGATATTTTAAAACAGCTTCGCCGTGGCCTGATTGTAGTCATCTTACTTATCGTTGTAATGTTAGGCTTGATGGTCGGTATGGTGGTCGTTAATATACTCCCTGAATCTTCTTTATTGGCTAAAGTGGAAGGTAAAGATCCTGCATCATCATTCGAAGAAACTAGAAAAAAGACGATGTGGAAAGCTCCGGACATTAGTTCCCTAACAGATGAGGATGAAAAGAAATTGGTGGAATATGGCAGAGACCTGATTGCCAATACTTCCAGGTATTTAGGACCTAATGGTACGGTTGGAAAACTGACTAATGGTATGAATTGTCAGAATTGCCATATGGATGCTGGCACTAAACCATTTGGAAATAATTATTCAGCTGTTTATTCTACTTATCCAAAGTTCAGGGCAAGATCAGGAACTAAGGAAACGATCGTGAAGCGCATTTCAGATTGCTTTGAAAGAAGCCTTAATGGCAGCAGACCTGGACCTGCGGAAATGAACGCAATGGTCGCATACATCAGGTTTTTGGGGACAGGCGTAAAAAAAGACAGCATTCCACAGGGCGCAGGACTGGAAAAGCTCGCGTATCTTGACCGGGCAGCTGATCCGGTAAGGGGAGCTTTGATTTATCAATCAAAATGCAGCTCTTGTCATGGTGCTAAGGGCGAGGGGATATTGACAGAAGATAAAAATTCCTTTGTGTATCCTCCTTTATGGGGACCGCAAAGTTATAATGATGCCGCAGGCTTGTACAGAATTTCCAATTTTGCAGGATACGTTAAAAATAATATGCCTTTTGGCGCATCTTACGAAAATCAGCTATTGACAGATGAGGAATCATGGGACATCGCTGCTTTCGTAAATTCGCAACCCAGACCTCATAAAAATCAGGCGGACGATTGGAAAGACATTTCGAAAAAACCGGTTGATTATCCCTATGGGCCCTATAGTGATAGATTTACAGAGCGGCAACACAAATACGGGCCATTCAAGCCAATGGTACAACTCATCAATAACTCAAAATAA
- a CDS encoding DsrE family protein, protein MKKIKFLAVTAALLFSLNAVAQEKQDVSKPFHGAIAVKKIYKVVYQLNTEDDKKIVATLKNINNALQDPRLKGKLKVELVVHGGGVVAFKKDSAYEQQLLELQKKGVLLAQCENTLKERNIGKDELYSFISFVPSGNGELIIRQSEGWAILHP, encoded by the coding sequence ATGAAAAAAATTAAATTCCTGGCGGTCACAGCTGCTTTGCTGTTCAGCTTAAATGCGGTAGCTCAGGAAAAGCAAGACGTATCGAAACCCTTCCATGGAGCCATTGCAGTAAAGAAAATCTATAAGGTGGTATATCAGTTGAATACAGAAGATGACAAGAAGATTGTTGCTACGTTAAAAAATATCAACAATGCTTTACAAGACCCAAGGCTGAAAGGAAAGCTTAAGGTGGAATTGGTTGTTCATGGCGGAGGTGTTGTTGCATTTAAAAAAGATTCAGCCTATGAACAGCAGCTTCTGGAACTCCAAAAAAAAGGTGTTTTACTTGCGCAGTGTGAGAATACGCTCAAAGAGCGCAACATTGGAAAAGATGAACTTTATAGCTTTATTTCCTTTGTGCCTAGCGGTAACGGAGAACTGATCATCCGCCAAAGTGAGGGTTGGGCAATTCTTCATCCTTAA
- a CDS encoding substrate-binding domain-containing protein, whose protein sequence is MKLIYAALLATTTTLLTFNTHAQEYKFDPPWNKPFNDGLNFTIKGIDNVPDLYGDITDPQLVIFFAGNQFMVIDDLLKGFKETYPQYTRIFAETLPPGILAKQIQSGSITIGNMRISHLPDVYTAGKSRIIAFSDWFSRTEVYAKNKLAIMVQKGNPARIERLQDLSRADVKVAMPNPEWEGIGKRIEEAYVKAGGVALKKKIMIDKVQDKSTYLTQIHHRQTPMRILYGESQAGPVWYSEAYYQKMINHPIEIIEIPDKENIQATYMAGQLKKAPHKQAAKDFMDFIISKKGKEIYRKYGFTTND, encoded by the coding sequence ATGAAACTGATTTATGCCGCTTTACTGGCAACCACGACAACGTTGCTGACCTTCAATACGCATGCCCAGGAATATAAATTCGACCCTCCATGGAATAAGCCTTTCAATGATGGACTGAATTTTACGATCAAAGGAATTGACAATGTACCCGATCTTTATGGAGATATCACTGACCCGCAATTGGTCATTTTTTTTGCCGGGAACCAATTTATGGTGATCGATGATTTGCTTAAGGGCTTTAAGGAAACTTACCCTCAATATACCCGTATCTTTGCAGAAACGCTTCCTCCGGGGATCCTGGCGAAGCAAATACAGAGCGGTTCAATAACTATTGGTAATATGAGAATCTCACATCTACCGGACGTATATACTGCCGGCAAGTCAAGGATTATAGCGTTTTCAGATTGGTTCTCCAGAACTGAAGTTTATGCTAAAAATAAGCTTGCAATCATGGTTCAAAAAGGAAACCCTGCCAGAATTGAACGCTTACAAGATCTGAGTAGAGCTGATGTTAAAGTTGCAATGCCAAATCCTGAATGGGAGGGAATTGGAAAAAGAATAGAGGAAGCTTATGTTAAAGCAGGTGGAGTAGCGTTAAAAAAGAAGATTATGATAGATAAGGTGCAGGATAAATCTACTTATCTTACGCAAATACATCACCGGCAAACCCCGATGCGCATTCTTTATGGAGAATCGCAGGCCGGACCGGTCTGGTACTCTGAAGCATATTATCAGAAGATGATCAATCACCCTATAGAAATTATTGAAATCCCCGATAAAGAAAATATTCAGGCGACTTATATGGCGGGGCAGTTAAAAAAAGCACCACATAAACAGGCGGCGAAAGATTTTATGGACTTTATAATCAGTAAAAAGGGCAAGGAAATTTATCGTAAATATGGTTTTACCACAAACGACTAA